In Pirellulales bacterium, the genomic stretch CGCTGCCGCCGTAATCGCGATCGACAAGCAATCCCCAATAGCCGGCGCTCGCCAAATCGTTAAGCACGGCATCGGAGACTTTCCTTTGATCGGTCTGCATCGTCCCAGCCGCACGATGACGGCGAACCACCTCGAGTGAATTCTCCATCACGCGTAGCACGTCGGTTGCCGTTGTTCCTGGCGCACTGCCGAACAATTCCGTCGGCAGGCCGCGCTGCCAAACGGCTCGATGCACAGGACTGTTTGCCGTTTGGAATCGCGCCGCAAAAAGCGCCTCAACTTGATCGTCGGCTTGATCGACCGCTCCCATGCGGCGAGCTTCTTCTTCACTCTTGCCGCCGAGCTTCATCGCGGTTTCAGCGAACGACGTTTCCGGCGACTCGTGAACGGTGGTGGATCGAGAATGATCGGTCATTGCATTGCTGTTGAAAGAGAACGTAAACGGCCGAGGCACTGACGCTCATAAAGGCGAGTTAATGGCCGTTCAACTTGTGATGTCGAGGAAACACGGGTGAACACGGTGAGGGCGTAAGCCCGCAACCAGAACCAGAGGAGGCACCAGAGATTGCATAGGTTTTCCAGTGGTGAATCTCCGTTGTGGCCTCTGCATTTCTGCCATTCAAAAATGTTGTCAAATTAACAAAGTATTTCGGATTTATAATACAAATCCATGCAGAGACCGTTGCATGGCAGGCGGTAAGGTAATGTGAAACTCGTCTGTTGCATCCTTTTCCATCTCTATTCACCCGCCTTGACTTGCATTCCCTGGACTTTGCTATTTTGAATGTTCTGTTCCGCAGTTCAATGTTAGGTCGGAGTACAACGTCTCAATTTCGGCCGCAAAATGCTCATGAATCATTTTGCGACGGAGTTTCAACGTCGGCGTGAGTTCTTCTTGTTCCATCGTAAAGCCGCGTGGTAGCAGCTTGAATCGCTGGATTTGCTCGCAGTCCGATGCTTCGGCCAGGCGTGAATCGATTCGCTCCCGATAGAGTTCCAAAACCGATGGATGTGCTAGCGCCTCGGCTGGCGAGATAACCGGAAGGTGTCGTGAAATAATCTCCGCTCGCAAAGCATCTGGATTTGGCACGATCAGGGCGGTTAGATACTTACGATTGTCGCCGATTACAATGGCTTGCGCCACCAGGGGGTCTTGCGTCAGCAGCGATTCGAGATAAACCGGCGCGATGTTCTTGCCGCCAGCGGTGACGATGATCTCCTTCTTGCGACCGGTAATTCGCAAATATCCGTCGGCGTCGAGACTGCCCAAATCTCCAGTTTGCAACCAGCCATCGCGCATCGTCGCGGTGGTAGCATCGGCTCGGTTCCAATAACCAAGCATCACATGTGGCCCGCGAGTGAGGATTTCGCCATCGTCCGCGATTTTTACTTCGACGCCTTTGATTGGTTGGCCGACGGTGCCCAATTTGTGCCGGCTTGGTGTGCCGGTGGTTATCACCGGCGACGATTCCGTCAGCCCATAGCCCTGCACCAGTGGCACTCCCTCCTGCCAAAAGAACTCGGCGACATGGTTGGGCAATGCTGCGCCGCCGGAGCAACAAGCGCGTATCCTTCCTCCTAGCAACCGCTGTAAATGAGTCGGCCCGCCGGGTTCCGCAGGGCCGACCTTGCCGGCGTCGACCAGCGAGCGTTTTACCTTCTCAAAAAAGTAGGGAACTCCGTTCATCAGCGTCGGACGAAGTTGGCTGCAATGCATGATGATTTTCTCGCGATTTTCTGCCAATCCAAGCTGTGAACCGCGAACCAGCCACGTATAAAGATCGCACGTGCGGGCAAAGATGTGAGACAGTGGCAGCCAACAAAGCCGAATGTCCTCGGCTTCGGTTTGGAATGCATCGCAACTGCCGATGGCGTTGCTCACCAGATTTCCGTGGCTGAGCATGACTCCTTTCGCTTCGCCCGTCGTACCGGAGGTATAAAGGATGGTCGCCAGGTCGGTGGCCTTGACGTTTTCGATGGCCTCTTGCTCGATACCCGCGACTCCATCTCTGGCGACCGCCGCGAACAACTCGGTGAAGGGCAAGACATCGTCACCGGCGATCGACTGCTCGCGGGGATCGAATGAAAAGTACTTCAAACCGCGCGGCAAAGCTACCTTCTCCGACAATAGTTTGGTCACTTGCGATTCACCGGACACGATTACGATTTTTGACCCACTGTCGGCAATTTGAAACGCGATCTGCGGCCCAGAAAGGGAGGCATGAATCGCCACATGGACTCCGCCGGCAAGATGCACGGCCAAGTCGACGACGATCCATTCATAGCGGTTTTCCGAAACTTGACAGACACGATCTCCCGGCTCAACTCCAGCGCGACGAAGGCCCGCGGCCAATCGGCGAACCTCTTGGGCCAGATCGTTCCAAGTAAGTACTTGTAACGCGGCCGGATCGCTTTTGAGCAGATGTAAGGCGACGTTGTTGCTGCTGGCCGCGACGCGACGGATAAACAGCGACGGCAGCGTGCTGGGCAGTTGGGACATTTAGACTCGTTCGAAAACCGTGGCGATACCCTGTCCGACGCCGATGCACATGGTTGCCAGCCCAGTTTGTGCGCCACGGTCGAGCATGTTATGCAGCAGCGTCGTCGTGATACGGGCGCCACTGGCGCCAAGCGGATGACCGATGGCAATCGCCCCGCCGCGGACGTTGACTTTCGCTTCATCGAACTTCGACATGCGGATGCAAGCCAGCGATTGCGACGCGAAGGCTTCGTTCAGTTCGATCAAATCAATGTCGCTCAGCTTCATGCCAGCGCGCTGCAGGGCTTTCTTCGTCGCCGGCACCGGGCCAGTGCCCATAACGGCCGGTTCGACGCCGACAACGGCCGTCGCAACGATTCGCACGAGCGGCTTCAGGCCGAGCGACTTTGCTTTGTCTTCGGACATGACCAATAGGGCCGCGGCACCGTCGTTCAGCGGTGAACTATTGCCGGCCGTCACCGTTCCCATCCCCGGCATAAACGCTGGCTTGATCGCCGCAAGGGCTTCCATGCTAGTGTCCGGACGCACGCACTGATCGACTTCGACCAACACGCGATGGCCGGCCTCATCGCGGCCGTAGATGGGCACGATCTCTGGTTTGAATTCGCCTTTGGTATGTGCCGCCGCGGCACGCTGATGGCTGCGCAGCGCGAACCGATCTTGCTCCTCGCGGGAAATGCCCTGCGTCTGCGCAAGGAATTCCGCCGTGACACCCATGAGCAGCGCGCCTTTGCTGGTGCGCTGAAAGAGCCGAGGATTCAGATTGATCCCTGCGTCCATCGGAATGTGCTGCATGTGCTCCAGTCCGCCGACGATCTGCACATCTTCGCCGCCGGCGATGATGGAATGCGCTGCTTGATTGAGCGCTTGCAAGCTGGAGCCGCACAGCCGGTTAATCGTTGCCCCGGCCGCATGCATCGGCATCCCAGCCATGAGGGCCACCGTGCGAGCGACGTTCATTCCCTGCTCGCCTTGCTGCTGCGTATTGCCCAGCACGACGTCTTCGACTTCGTTCGGATCGATGCCGCTCCGCTCCACGACGGCTTTGACGACAGCCGTCGCCAAATCGTCCGAGCGAACATCGCGAAATACACCCTTTTCTTGATGTGACCGGCCAATTGGAGTGCGTGCGGCAGCGACGATGACGGGGCGTATCATGGCAGGAGCCAGGGTTCAGGGTTCAGAAAATCGGTCAGATTCAGCCATAGAATCTTGATCCGGCGTGTGCCATTTCTTCAAGCATCGGTGTGGGCTTCCAGCGCTGGCCGAGCGATTCAAATGGCTTGAGCATTTCGATAATCTTGCTTGCCCCCAGCGTGTCGGCCCAAAACAGCAGGCCCCCTTTGAACGGTGGAAAGCCGAGGCCATAAATCAGTCCGAGATCCACGTCGCGAATGTCTCGTACAATCTTATCCTGAAGCAGCCGGGTAGCTTCGAGAACCATCGGAAGAAACAGCCGTGCCGTGAGCTGCGCTTCGCTAAATTGCTGCTGACTGCGGACCATTGACTCCACAATCGATTGGAGCGCTGGGTCCGGTTCGCCGCGGTCTTTACCGGGGTGATACTTGAAAAAACCAGCGCCAGATTTCTGCCCGAGACGACCAGCTTTGATGAGCGCCGGCACGACGGGTGAAACAACGACTCGCTCCGGAAAAGCGTCGTACATCACACGTCCCGCATAAAACGCTGTATCGAGCCCGACAACGTCAAACAGCGTAATCGGTCCCATCGGCATTCCAAAATTTTTTGCGGCTCGATCGATTGCAGCAATATCTGCGCCGTCAAGCAGCAATTCGATCGATTCATTCATATAGGGCAGCAACAAGCGATTGACCAGAAATCCTGGCCCATCGTTGACAACGATCGGCGATTTGCCGATCGCTTTGGCGTAGGCGACCGCCGTAGCGATGGTTTCGTCGCTGGTTTGCTTCCCGCGGATCACTTCCACCAGTGGCATTTTGCGGACCGGATTGAAGAAGTGAATCCCACAAAATTGCTGCGGTCGCTTTAACGCCTTCGCAAGTTGCGTGATGGGGATTGTCGAAGTGTTGGATGCCAAGACGGCGTGTTCGCGCAATTGGGGTTCAAGCCGCGCAAAAACCTGCTGTTTCACGGCGGCATTTTCGACGACCGCTTCAACCACTAAATCACAGGTGGCGACTTCGGCATCGGTCGTCGTGGCATTCAGCAGCGCGGCGAATTTCACGGCACGCGCTGGATCGGCGCCTTTGGTTTGTTTATTGTACGAAACTTCTTCGAGCACTTTTTGCACGCCTGCCGAAAGCGCCTTTGCGGCGGCGTCGGTCATGGTCACCGGAACATCGCGACGCAAATTTGCTGCCGCAATTCCTTGCCCCATGATACCCGAACCGATGACGGCGACCGATTGGATGGGTCGCGCTACGATATTTGGCCGATCAATGCCGAGGTCTTTCTTGTTGCGATCCGATAAAAAGAAAACATTGATCAGCGACCGGTTTACCGGTGAGCCAAACAAGGCCGCCATACCCTTGGCTTCTTCCTCGCAAGCAGCGTCGATGTCGAGGGCTGCAGCGCCGAGCATTACTTCAAGCGCCGCGAATGGAGCGGGGTAATGACCCTTGGTTTGCTGTTGAATGAGCGCCGAAGCGGTCGCACCGAGGAAGCCCAACTCCGTCTCATTGATTTTGATCGGCGCGCTCCAGCGCTGGCGGTCGTCAAGAAACTGCTTCGATTGCTGTTCGTCGCGAATCATCCGAATCGCGGCGTCTTGCAATCGCTCGGCCGGCGCTACATCGTCGGCAATTCCTAGCTTGAACGCAGAGGCCGCATCGATATTTTCCGCGCCGGTGACCAGTTCCACGGCGTT encodes the following:
- the fadA gene encoding acetyl-CoA C-acyltransferase FadA, with product MIRPVIVAAARTPIGRSHQEKGVFRDVRSDDLATAVVKAVVERSGIDPNEVEDVVLGNTQQQGEQGMNVARTVALMAGMPMHAAGATINRLCGSSLQALNQAAHSIIAGGEDVQIVGGLEHMQHIPMDAGINLNPRLFQRTSKGALLMGVTAEFLAQTQGISREEQDRFALRSHQRAAAAHTKGEFKPEIVPIYGRDEAGHRVLVEVDQCVRPDTSMEALAAIKPAFMPGMGTVTAGNSSPLNDGAAALLVMSEDKAKSLGLKPLVRIVATAVVGVEPAVMGTGPVPATKKALQRAGMKLSDIDLIELNEAFASQSLACIRMSKFDEAKVNVRGGAIAIGHPLGASGARITTTLLHNMLDRGAQTGLATMCIGVGQGIATVFERV
- a CDS encoding enoyl-CoA hydratase/isomerase family protein, with the translated sequence MPNESVVKLSFPEADIAMLTFDDPKKGANVLTSHVLEELSVQLDSLEKRTGLAGLVIRSGKPGSFIAGADIREFAASFEMPKQQIVEFCHRGRKLFQRLSTYPFVTVATIDGICVGGGAELAIWCDRRVLSLNPKSQFGFPEVKLGLFPGWGGTARTSRMIGLSNAVELVTGAENIDAASAFKLGIADDVAPAERLQDAAIRMIRDEQQSKQFLDDRQRWSAPIKINETELGFLGATASALIQQQTKGHYPAPFAALEVMLGAAALDIDAACEEEAKGMAALFGSPVNRSLINVFFLSDRNKKDLGIDRPNIVARPIQSVAVIGSGIMGQGIAAANLRRDVPVTMTDAAAKALSAGVQKVLEEVSYNKQTKGADPARAVKFAALLNATTTDAEVATCDLVVEAVVENAAVKQQVFARLEPQLREHAVLASNTSTIPITQLAKALKRPQQFCGIHFFNPVRKMPLVEVIRGKQTSDETIATAVAYAKAIGKSPIVVNDGPGFLVNRLLLPYMNESIELLLDGADIAAIDRAAKNFGMPMGPITLFDVVGLDTAFYAGRVMYDAFPERVVVSPVVPALIKAGRLGQKSGAGFFKYHPGKDRGEPDPALQSIVESMVRSQQQFSEAQLTARLFLPMVLEATRLLQDKIVRDIRDVDLGLIYGLGFPPFKGGLLFWADTLGASKIIEMLKPFESLGQRWKPTPMLEEMAHAGSRFYG
- a CDS encoding long-chain fatty acid--CoA ligase — protein: MSQLPSTLPSLFIRRVAASSNNVALHLLKSDPAALQVLTWNDLAQEVRRLAAGLRRAGVEPGDRVCQVSENRYEWIVVDLAVHLAGGVHVAIHASLSGPQIAFQIADSGSKIVIVSGESQVTKLLSEKVALPRGLKYFSFDPREQSIAGDDVLPFTELFAAVARDGVAGIEQEAIENVKATDLATILYTSGTTGEAKGVMLSHGNLVSNAIGSCDAFQTEAEDIRLCWLPLSHIFARTCDLYTWLVRGSQLGLAENREKIIMHCSQLRPTLMNGVPYFFEKVKRSLVDAGKVGPAEPGGPTHLQRLLGGRIRACCSGGAALPNHVAEFFWQEGVPLVQGYGLTESSPVITTGTPSRHKLGTVGQPIKGVEVKIADDGEILTRGPHVMLGYWNRADATTATMRDGWLQTGDLGSLDADGYLRITGRKKEIIVTAGGKNIAPVYLESLLTQDPLVAQAIVIGDNRKYLTALIVPNPDALRAEIISRHLPVISPAEALAHPSVLELYRERIDSRLAEASDCEQIQRFKLLPRGFTMEQEELTPTLKLRRKMIHEHFAAEIETLYSDLTLNCGTEHSK